In one window of Polaromonas naphthalenivorans CJ2 DNA:
- a CDS encoding helix-turn-helix transcriptional regulator produces MSQRVIRLAQLASLNDRPGLLPVSPATIWRWVRQNKFPKPFKLAAGTTVWDAGQVEAFIAAQQAGSTQ; encoded by the coding sequence ATGTCACAGCGCGTTATCCGTCTTGCTCAACTGGCAAGCCTCAATGACAGACCGGGCCTGTTGCCCGTCAGCCCCGCCACTATCTGGCGTTGGGTTCGTCAAAATAAATTTCCCAAGCCGTTCAAGCTGGCCGCAGGCACGACCGTCTGGGACGCTGGCCAAGTCGAGGCATTTATTGCGGCGCAACAGGCGGGCAGCACGCAATGA
- a CDS encoding ClpP-like prohead protease/major capsid protein fusion protein produces MSTSKISIFSEIGSVVTAENIRSQLSYIDDATPLIVEINSEGGSVSEAVAIYNLLRTWKGGVTVEIVGWALSAATVIAMAGQRIKAHATSLIMVHAPWTNASGNAGAMRENAALLDQVALTMQAAYARTRQPAKTLAAWMDGQDHWFTAQEALALGLVDEIISADARAAAPANVLACRHPIPLNFQTRISAMTITNTTPDAEQIRAEAIRADGERRQSIRYSFAKFSSREGIEAVQRACEDDHQCTAAAAGLKLLAFLGKDASSVNGWNIVNPNDGFSYNGNSTGPRMPDFKAAAVDVLLERAGIRVAKPHPQAADLRRTSIVGMAERILSMHGKSSVGMSKGQVIKAAMSTDDFPQLLSDLTGKAMRVGYNSAPATHAGWTGEREVSNFKKQTLAMLSEAPGLEQVPEGGEYRFGAYAESAESFTVKTYGKMVRFTRQALINDELGALTSIPSTQGAAARRLEADLVYGKLTSNPVMSDGLQLFHAGHSNLAAAGAALSVESLGASRAAMRKQKGINGSEHIDPQPRYLLVPVTLETKAEALLNSTVDPSRNNNSENPDWIRRLTLVADPRLDSNSEAAWYLATDPAQMEGIVRAYLEGEQRPFLEEQEGWKTDTTDYKVRLDVGVGVIDYRGLYKNPGA; encoded by the coding sequence ATGTCCACTTCAAAAATCTCCATCTTCTCTGAAATCGGCAGCGTAGTAACCGCCGAAAACATCCGCTCGCAGCTTTCCTACATCGATGACGCCACGCCGTTGATTGTTGAAATCAACAGCGAAGGCGGCAGCGTGTCCGAAGCCGTCGCCATCTACAACCTGCTGCGCACCTGGAAAGGCGGCGTGACCGTGGAAATTGTGGGCTGGGCCTTGAGCGCAGCAACCGTTATCGCCATGGCCGGGCAGCGCATCAAGGCCCATGCCACCTCTCTCATCATGGTTCATGCGCCCTGGACCAATGCCTCCGGCAATGCTGGCGCCATGCGCGAAAACGCGGCGCTGCTCGACCAGGTAGCCCTCACGATGCAAGCCGCTTATGCCCGCACCAGGCAGCCAGCCAAGACCTTGGCCGCCTGGATGGATGGGCAAGACCACTGGTTTACAGCGCAGGAAGCCCTGGCGCTTGGCCTGGTGGACGAAATTATCTCAGCGGACGCCCGTGCGGCGGCGCCCGCCAATGTTCTTGCCTGCCGCCATCCCATCCCTCTCAACTTTCAAACAAGGATTTCAGCCATGACCATTACCAATACCACACCTGATGCGGAACAGATCCGCGCCGAAGCCATCCGCGCCGATGGCGAGCGGCGCCAAAGCATCCGCTACAGCTTTGCTAAGTTTTCCAGCCGTGAGGGCATAGAAGCGGTGCAGCGTGCTTGCGAAGACGATCATCAATGCACCGCTGCTGCTGCAGGCTTGAAACTTCTGGCATTTTTAGGAAAAGACGCCTCCAGTGTGAATGGCTGGAATATCGTTAACCCAAACGATGGTTTTAGTTATAACGGCAACAGCACCGGCCCCCGCATGCCTGATTTCAAAGCAGCGGCTGTCGATGTCTTACTGGAGCGTGCCGGCATCCGGGTTGCCAAGCCTCACCCTCAGGCGGCTGACTTGCGCCGCACTTCTATCGTCGGGATGGCTGAGCGCATTCTCAGCATGCATGGCAAGTCGAGCGTCGGCATGAGCAAAGGCCAAGTTATCAAGGCCGCCATGTCCACCGATGATTTTCCGCAGTTGCTTTCAGACCTCACGGGCAAGGCCATGCGTGTGGGCTATAACTCTGCGCCTGCCACGCATGCCGGCTGGACCGGCGAGCGCGAAGTGTCCAACTTCAAAAAGCAAACGCTCGCCATGCTGTCTGAAGCGCCTGGCCTGGAGCAAGTGCCGGAAGGCGGCGAGTACCGCTTTGGCGCTTATGCCGAGTCTGCTGAATCATTCACAGTGAAAACCTACGGCAAGATGGTGCGCTTCACCCGTCAGGCGCTCATCAATGACGAGCTGGGCGCCCTCACGTCGATTCCAAGCACCCAAGGCGCAGCGGCCCGGCGCTTGGAAGCTGACCTGGTGTACGGAAAGCTCACCAGCAATCCGGTAATGTCCGATGGCCTGCAGCTGTTCCATGCGGGTCATAGCAACCTGGCCGCTGCCGGCGCTGCCTTGAGTGTCGAATCGCTGGGCGCATCGCGTGCGGCCATGCGCAAGCAAAAGGGCATCAACGGCAGCGAGCATATCGACCCGCAGCCGCGTTACCTGCTTGTGCCTGTCACCCTGGAAACCAAGGCCGAGGCGCTGCTGAACTCTACGGTGGACCCATCGCGCAACAACAACAGCGAAAACCCCGATTGGATTCGTCGCTTGACGCTGGTGGCTGATCCGCGCCTTGACAGCAACAGCGAGGCGGCATGGTACCTGGCGACCGACCCAGCGCAGATGGAAGGCATTGTGCGTGCCTACCTGGAAGGCGAGCAGCGCCCGTTCCTGGAAGAGCAGGAAGGCTGGAAAACAGACACCACGGATTACAAGGTACGCCTGGATGTGGGTGTAGGCGTGATTGACTACCGTGGGCTCTACAAGAACCCCGGCGCGTAA
- the nadB gene encoding L-aspartate oxidase: MTHDFDVLIVGSGLAGLSAALHLAPTHRVAVITKRSISDGASGWAQGGIAAVLADDDSFEAHISDTLVAGAGLCDLAATRFVVENAPAAIAWLRALGVPFSLEGEQLHLTREGGHGARRIAHVTDATGAAVQNTLIDVVRATPGITVFEDHTLVDVITSRKLGLPGAQRCLGLYALDEATDEVLTFRAPHTILATGGAGKVYLYTTNPDTATGDGIAAAWRAGCRVSNLEFIQFHPTCLYHPLAKSYLISEAVRGEGGRLVLPDGTRFMLEHDARAELAPRDVVARAIDYEMKKRGLDCVQLDISHQSPEFLHEHFPNILARCAELGIDITTQPIPVVPAAHYTCGGVLTDLAGRTDLPGLFAVGETACTGLHGANRLASNSLLECMVFARAAAQVIAAAPVLPLPDLPQWDDSRVTDADEAVVISHNWDELRRFMWDYVGIVRTNKRLERAAHRITLLQTEISEFYAHFHVTRDLLELRNLVQVAELIVRSAQLRRESRGLHFSRDYPELAAPAAATILVPPVA; the protein is encoded by the coding sequence ATGACCCACGATTTTGATGTTTTGATTGTCGGCAGCGGCTTGGCCGGCCTGTCCGCCGCGCTGCACCTGGCGCCCACGCACCGCGTGGCCGTGATCACCAAGCGCTCGATCAGCGACGGCGCCAGCGGCTGGGCGCAGGGCGGCATCGCGGCCGTGCTGGCCGACGACGACAGCTTCGAGGCGCATATCAGCGACACGCTGGTGGCCGGCGCCGGGCTGTGCGACCTGGCCGCCACGCGCTTCGTGGTCGAGAACGCGCCCGCCGCGATTGCCTGGCTGCGCGCGCTGGGCGTGCCGTTCTCGCTCGAAGGCGAGCAATTGCACCTGACGCGCGAGGGCGGCCACGGCGCGCGCCGCATCGCCCACGTCACCGACGCCACTGGCGCGGCCGTGCAGAACACCCTGATCGACGTGGTGCGCGCCACGCCCGGCATCACGGTGTTCGAGGACCACACGCTGGTCGATGTGATCACCTCGCGCAAGCTCGGTTTGCCCGGCGCGCAGCGCTGCCTGGGCCTCTATGCGCTGGACGAAGCGACCGACGAAGTGCTGACCTTTCGCGCGCCGCACACCATCCTGGCCACGGGCGGCGCGGGCAAGGTCTATCTCTACACCACCAACCCCGACACCGCCACGGGCGACGGCATCGCTGCGGCCTGGCGCGCCGGCTGCCGCGTGTCCAACCTGGAGTTCATCCAGTTCCACCCCACCTGCCTGTACCACCCGCTGGCCAAGTCCTACCTGATCAGCGAGGCGGTGCGCGGCGAAGGCGGGCGGCTGGTCTTGCCCGACGGCACGCGCTTCATGCTGGAGCACGACGCGCGCGCCGAGCTGGCGCCGCGCGACGTGGTGGCCAGGGCCATCGACTACGAGATGAAAAAGCGCGGCCTGGACTGCGTGCAGCTCGACATCTCGCACCAGAGCCCGGAGTTTTTGCACGAGCATTTCCCCAACATCCTGGCGCGCTGCGCCGAGCTGGGCATCGACATCACGACCCAGCCGATTCCGGTGGTGCCGGCCGCGCACTACACCTGCGGCGGCGTGCTGACCGACTTGGCCGGCCGCACCGACCTGCCCGGCCTGTTCGCCGTGGGCGAGACCGCCTGCACCGGCCTGCACGGCGCGAATCGGCTGGCCAGCAACTCGCTGCTCGAATGCATGGTGTTTGCCCGCGCCGCCGCCCAGGTCATCGCCGCCGCGCCCGTCCTGCCTTTGCCAGATTTGCCGCAATGGGACGACAGCCGCGTGACCGACGCCGACGAGGCCGTGGTTATCTCGCACAACTGGGACGAGCTGCGCCGCTTCATGTGGGACTACGTGGGCATCGTGCGCACCAACAAGCGCCTGGAGCGCGCCGCGCACCGCATCACGCTGCTGCAGACCGAGATCAGCGAGTTCTACGCCCACTTCCACGTCACGCGCGATTTGCTGGAGCTGCGCAACCTGGTGCAGGTCGCCGAGCTGATCGTGCGCTCGGCCCAGCTGCGCCGCGAAAGCCGGGGCCTGCATTTCAGCCGCGACTACCCAGAACTGGCGGCGCCGGCTGCGGCGACCATCCTAGTGCCGCCCGTGGCCTGA
- a CDS encoding segregation and condensation protein A — protein MPPNSLPLQALPAAITLDLPGLIDPVALARLYGEPMFAMPKDLYIPPDALKVFLEAFEGPLDLLLYLIRKQNFNILDIPMAAVTRQYLAYVDEIRATNLELAAEYLLMAAMLIEIKSRMLLPPKKQDASQEAEDPRAELVRRLLEYEKIKLAAHKLNTVPQLGRDFLLAHVHAEQSTQPRLPDVTLVELQEAWQGIVKRAKLVQNHVITREELSVREHMSIVLRRLQGRKFLEFEELFDAPGGMPVLVVTFIALLELAKECLLEITQAESFAPIYVRLAYTPA, from the coding sequence ATGCCACCGAACTCACTTCCCCTGCAGGCGCTGCCCGCCGCCATCACCCTTGACCTGCCGGGGCTGATCGACCCGGTCGCGCTGGCCCGGCTCTACGGCGAGCCGATGTTCGCCATGCCCAAGGACCTGTACATCCCGCCGGACGCGCTGAAGGTGTTCCTCGAAGCCTTCGAAGGCCCGCTGGATTTGCTGCTCTACCTGATCCGCAAGCAGAATTTCAACATCCTCGACATTCCGATGGCGGCGGTCACCCGGCAATACCTGGCCTATGTCGATGAAATCCGCGCCACCAACCTGGAGCTGGCCGCCGAATACCTCTTGATGGCCGCGATGCTGATCGAGATCAAGTCGCGCATGCTGCTGCCGCCCAAAAAACAGGATGCAAGCCAGGAAGCCGAAGACCCGCGCGCCGAACTGGTGCGCCGCCTGCTCGAATACGAAAAAATCAAGCTGGCCGCCCACAAGCTCAACACCGTGCCGCAGCTGGGCCGCGATTTTTTGCTGGCGCACGTGCATGCAGAGCAATCGACGCAGCCGCGCCTGCCCGATGTCACGCTGGTCGAACTGCAGGAAGCCTGGCAGGGCATCGTCAAACGCGCAAAATTGGTCCAGAACCACGTCATCACCCGCGAGGAACTCTCGGTGCGCGAGCACATGAGCATCGTGCTGCGCCGGCTGCAGGGCCGCAAGTTCCTCGAATTCGAGGAACTGTTCGATGCACCGGGCGGCATGCCGGTGCTGGTCGTCACCTTCATTGCGCTGCTGGAGCTGGCCAAGGAATGCCTGCTTGAAATCACCCAGGCCGAGTCGTTCGCGCCGATTTATGTGCGGCTGGCCTACACGCCGGCCTGA
- a CDS encoding DUF3460 family protein, whose amino-acid sequence MSIFRRPDYTSEITSFIDGLKANKPTLETEQRAGRAIWWDKNLNLADQADYGEARVAQEAYVYRTSPHPNGN is encoded by the coding sequence ATGTCCATTTTTCGCCGTCCCGACTACACCTCTGAAATCACCTCGTTCATCGACGGTCTGAAGGCGAACAAGCCCACGCTGGAAACCGAGCAGCGCGCCGGTCGCGCCATCTGGTGGGACAAGAACCTGAACCTGGCCGACCAGGCCGACTACGGCGAGGCCCGCGTGGCGCAAGAAGCCTATGTCTATCGCACCAGCCCCCATCCGAACGGCAATTAA
- a CDS encoding LysR family transcriptional regulator: MHNRISEEITFRKLEVLLAYMETGNLTRAAELLDVSTVSVHRALHSLEEGVRCTLFRHEGRNLLPTDAAQVLAEVARDVLRLMADGITSTRQAGGYAADSIRIGSLYSLTIKTVPTLIMGIKLRKPELQTELILGSNADLLQKLRQGLVDATLMTVPEGEADIESIPLFDDDIYFAAPVGSRYANLDFVDLSACADERFVSLSEGFATYSGFIEAFRIAGFTPNIAMKVGDIFSLMNLVSGGIGCTLLPGRVRDVIPNKVQLIPLQPKFLMRQHIGLNFLRTRERDPNLLALASVCRLSRQALA; encoded by the coding sequence ATGCACAACCGTATCAGCGAAGAAATCACCTTCCGCAAGCTGGAGGTGCTGCTGGCCTACATGGAAACCGGCAACCTGACGCGTGCGGCCGAACTGCTCGATGTCAGCACGGTCAGCGTGCACCGCGCGCTGCACTCGCTCGAAGAAGGCGTGCGCTGCACCCTGTTCCGGCACGAAGGCCGCAACCTGCTGCCCACCGATGCCGCGCAGGTGCTGGCCGAGGTGGCGCGCGACGTGCTCAGGCTGATGGCCGACGGCATCACCTCGACCCGGCAGGCCGGCGGCTACGCGGCCGACAGCATCAGGATCGGCTCGCTGTATTCGCTCACCATCAAGACCGTGCCGACCCTCATCATGGGCATCAAGCTGCGCAAGCCGGAGTTGCAGACCGAACTGATTCTGGGCTCGAATGCGGACCTGCTGCAAAAGCTCAGGCAGGGCCTGGTCGATGCGACCCTGATGACGGTGCCCGAAGGCGAGGCCGACATTGAATCAATCCCGCTGTTCGATGACGACATCTATTTTGCCGCGCCGGTCGGCTCCCGCTACGCGAATCTGGACTTCGTTGACCTGAGCGCCTGCGCCGACGAGCGCTTTGTCAGCTTGAGCGAGGGCTTTGCCACCTACTCCGGCTTCATCGAAGCCTTTCGCATTGCCGGCTTCACGCCCAACATCGCCATGAAGGTGGGCGATATCTTCTCGCTGATGAACCTGGTGAGCGGCGGCATCGGCTGCACGCTGCTGCCGGGCCGGGTGCGCGACGTGATTCCCAACAAGGTGCAGCTGATCCCGCTGCAGCCGAAGTTCCTGATGCGCCAGCACATCGGCCTGAACTTCCTGCGCACCCGCGAGCGCGACCCGAACCTGCTGGCCCTGGCGTCGGTCTGCCGCCTGTCAAGGCAGGCGCTGGCTTGA
- a CDS encoding SulP family inorganic anion transporter: MHLPFHFARFRPRMLSSMASYSRERFFKDAGSGLTVGIVALPLAMAFAIASGLKPEAGIWTAIIAGALIASLGGSAVQIGGPAGAFIVIVYGIIEHYGVANLLISTTCAGVLLFLLGFFRLGTLVRYVPVSIVVGFTNGIAVLIALSQIKDLFGLEIPKMPADFFSQLRAIAQHIDTLNLYALGLGLACVIGLLVWPLLFDTQRRYSNALTNRLIRLIQAGEGLQLKRATRIASHMPGPIVALLTLTGLAYALNMPVETIGTRFGGIPRSLPGFEFPDFSWATMRLLVAPTITIALLGAVESLLCARVADQISGLPRHDPNQELMAQGVANFVVPFFGGMPATGTIARTVTNVRAGATSPVSGLVHSVTLVTVVLVAAPLAVHVPLAVLAGILLYVAWNMGEWREFAELKRASNHYRLIMLGTFFLTVVFDLTVALQVGLLLACVLFVKRMSSLFQVEMVSHTEEEASFRLYGSLFFGAVAKIDPILNVVESAPQGLTIRLDVQSLQVLDTSGLDVLEQLQKAIVSRGGRLVLAGLNAQPREVMERSGFLAHVEAL; encoded by the coding sequence ATGCACCTGCCCTTTCATTTCGCCCGGTTTCGCCCGCGAATGCTGTCGTCGATGGCCAGCTACAGCCGCGAACGGTTCTTCAAGGATGCGGGTTCCGGCCTGACCGTTGGTATCGTCGCCCTGCCGCTGGCCATGGCCTTTGCCATCGCCTCGGGGCTCAAGCCCGAAGCCGGCATCTGGACGGCCATCATTGCCGGCGCGCTGATCGCCTCGCTGGGCGGCTCGGCGGTGCAGATCGGCGGCCCGGCCGGCGCCTTCATCGTCATCGTCTATGGAATCATCGAGCACTACGGCGTGGCCAACCTGCTGATTTCCACCACCTGCGCCGGGGTGCTGCTGTTCCTGCTGGGGTTTTTCAGGCTTGGCACGCTGGTGCGCTATGTGCCGGTCAGCATCGTCGTGGGGTTCACCAACGGCATCGCGGTGCTGATTGCGCTGTCGCAGATCAAGGACTTGTTCGGGCTGGAGATTCCCAAGATGCCGGCGGATTTTTTCTCGCAGCTGCGGGCGATTGCCCAGCACATTGACACCCTGAACCTGTATGCGCTCGGCCTGGGGCTGGCCTGCGTGATCGGCCTGCTGGTCTGGCCGCTGCTGTTTGACACGCAAAGGCGCTATTCGAACGCGCTCACCAACCGGCTGATCCGGCTGATCCAGGCCGGCGAAGGCCTGCAGCTCAAGCGGGCCACGCGCATTGCGTCGCACATGCCGGGGCCGATCGTGGCGCTGCTCACGCTGACGGGGCTGGCCTATGCATTGAACATGCCGGTGGAAACCATAGGCACGCGTTTTGGCGGCATTCCGCGCAGCCTGCCCGGCTTTGAGTTTCCGGACTTCTCGTGGGCGACGATGCGGCTGCTGGTGGCGCCGACCATCACGATTGCGCTGCTGGGCGCGGTCGAGTCGCTGCTGTGCGCCCGCGTGGCCGACCAGATTTCGGGGCTGCCGCGCCACGACCCGAACCAGGAACTGATGGCCCAGGGCGTGGCCAATTTTGTCGTGCCGTTTTTTGGCGGCATGCCGGCCACCGGCACGATTGCGCGCACCGTGACCAACGTGCGGGCCGGCGCGACCTCGCCGGTGTCGGGGCTGGTGCATTCCGTCACGCTGGTCACGGTGGTGCTGGTGGCCGCGCCGCTGGCGGTGCATGTGCCGCTGGCGGTGCTGGCCGGCATTTTGCTGTACGTCGCCTGGAACATGGGCGAATGGCGCGAATTTGCCGAACTCAAGCGCGCCAGCAACCACTACCGGCTGATCATGCTGGGCACGTTTTTCCTGACGGTGGTGTTTGATTTGACAGTGGCGCTGCAGGTCGGCCTGCTGCTGGCCTGCGTGCTGTTCGTCAAGCGCATGAGTTCGCTGTTCCAGGTGGAGATGGTTTCACACACCGAGGAGGAAGCCAGTTTTCGGCTCTATGGATCGCTATTTTTTGGCGCGGTGGCCAAGATCGACCCGATCCTGAACGTGGTGGAAAGCGCACCGCAGGGCCTGACGATACGCCTCGATGTGCAGTCGCTGCAGGTGCTGGACACCTCGGGCCTGGATGTGCTGGAACAGTTGCAAAAAGCGATTGTGTCGCGCGGCGGCCGCCTGGTGCTGGCCGGGCTCAATGCCCAGCCGCGCGAAGTCATGGAACGCTCGGGCTTCCTGGCGCATGTTGAAGCGCTATGA
- the bamE gene encoding outer membrane protein assembly factor BamE domain-containing protein, whose protein sequence is MGLLSFILGLAGCDQQRINELEEGVATEADVRARFGEPEQIWEARDMASLPMPGAAAEPGARTLEYNRQPAGQVNYMITIAPDGKMSALRQVLTPQNFAKVLPGMSMEQVRKMLGKPMKVTTYALKRETHYDWRYLNPPSTPMIFTVVFDADLRVLGTGSVDEESVNPRR, encoded by the coding sequence ATGGGTCTGCTGTCGTTCATCCTGGGGCTGGCCGGCTGCGACCAGCAGCGCATCAACGAGCTGGAAGAGGGCGTGGCCACCGAGGCCGATGTGCGCGCGCGCTTTGGCGAGCCCGAGCAAATCTGGGAGGCGCGCGACATGGCCTCGCTGCCCATGCCGGGCGCAGCCGCCGAGCCCGGCGCCCGCACGCTGGAGTACAACCGCCAGCCCGCAGGCCAGGTCAACTACATGATCACCATCGCGCCGGACGGCAAGATGAGCGCGCTCAGGCAGGTTTTGACGCCGCAGAACTTTGCCAAAGTGCTGCCGGGCATGTCGATGGAGCAGGTGCGCAAGATGCTGGGCAAGCCGATGAAGGTCACGACCTATGCCCTCAAGCGGGAAACCCATTACGACTGGCGCTACCTGAACCCACCGTCCACGCCCATGATTTTCACCGTGGTGTTTGACGCGGACTTGCGCGTGCTGGGCACCGGGTCGGTGGACGAGGAAAGCGTCAATCCCCGGCGCTGA
- a CDS encoding YfjI family protein: protein MNATDFNDLAAMASIEDVQRQIAQAVPAVEPPVWPDPILPGTLRTPPIPPEVLPSWLADMARAVSESTQTPPALAVMCGLAVLATVLQRRFEVSPFGDSYTEPLALWTLSASPSGTRKSAVLNAMLGPLLHWEKLLRDRMRRDIAKVNATRAVAKKRVERLLQDAAKAKEPSEREAIRAEVEREETEMPEEIRAPRLFTGDTTAERLQAMLVEHGERMAVHSDEAGIFLIMAGIYNGGAANIDVFLQGHAGSAMRVDRAGRSAHVDKPALSFGLLIQPDVMSEVAGSSRFRGSGLLARFLYAMPASNVGKRDVRRHTPIPEEVADEYKLYLLSLLQGVPGAVEAPKVLTLSEAARDVWLDLAEEIEHQQGEGGRYESISDWTSKLPGAVARIAALLELAETGLDAVEVSHASMDRALRLGRLLIPHAQAAFGLLGTDAVDSDAVAVLKWMQARAEPEFTRSQAQKAQEGRFRSVDRLQKALERLEQQDVLRGYKRRNKGTGPSMVYVVNPKVFEI, encoded by the coding sequence ATGAACGCGACTGACTTCAACGACCTGGCTGCGATGGCGAGCATCGAGGACGTGCAGCGGCAAATTGCGCAAGCCGTGCCTGCGGTGGAGCCGCCCGTCTGGCCGGACCCCATCCTGCCGGGCACGCTGCGCACGCCGCCGATACCGCCCGAGGTACTGCCGTCCTGGCTGGCTGACATGGCGCGGGCCGTGTCGGAAAGCACGCAGACGCCGCCCGCGCTGGCGGTGATGTGCGGCCTGGCCGTGCTGGCGACAGTCCTGCAGCGCCGGTTCGAGGTCTCCCCTTTCGGTGACAGCTACACCGAGCCGCTGGCGCTGTGGACCCTGAGCGCATCCCCCAGCGGGACGCGCAAGAGCGCCGTATTGAATGCCATGCTGGGGCCGCTGCTGCACTGGGAAAAGCTGCTGCGCGACCGCATGCGCAGGGACATTGCCAAGGTCAACGCAACGCGGGCCGTGGCGAAAAAGCGCGTCGAGCGGCTGCTGCAGGACGCGGCCAAGGCCAAGGAACCCAGCGAGCGCGAAGCCATCCGGGCCGAGGTCGAGCGCGAAGAAACCGAGATGCCCGAGGAAATCCGGGCACCACGGCTGTTCACGGGTGATACCACGGCTGAGCGGCTGCAGGCGATGCTGGTCGAGCATGGCGAGCGCATGGCGGTGCATTCGGACGAGGCCGGAATCTTCCTCATCATGGCCGGTATCTACAACGGCGGCGCGGCGAATATCGACGTGTTCCTGCAGGGCCATGCGGGTTCGGCCATGCGCGTTGACCGGGCCGGGCGCTCTGCCCATGTGGACAAACCGGCGCTGTCCTTTGGGCTCTTGATACAGCCGGACGTCATGTCCGAGGTGGCGGGGTCGTCACGCTTCCGAGGCTCTGGCCTGCTGGCGCGATTCCTATACGCCATGCCGGCGAGCAACGTGGGCAAGCGCGACGTGCGCAGGCACACGCCCATTCCCGAGGAGGTGGCCGACGAATATAAGCTGTACCTGCTCAGCCTACTGCAGGGCGTGCCTGGCGCGGTGGAAGCGCCCAAGGTGCTGACCTTGTCCGAGGCGGCGCGGGATGTGTGGCTTGACTTGGCCGAGGAGATCGAGCACCAGCAAGGTGAAGGTGGGCGCTATGAATCCATCAGCGACTGGACCAGCAAGCTGCCCGGCGCGGTGGCTCGTATTGCGGCGCTGCTTGAGCTGGCTGAGACCGGGCTGGATGCTGTCGAGGTCAGCCATGCCTCAATGGACCGGGCGCTACGCCTGGGGCGGCTGCTGATACCCCATGCGCAGGCCGCGTTCGGGCTGCTGGGCACTGATGCCGTGGATAGTGATGCGGTGGCCGTCCTCAAGTGGATGCAAGCGCGTGCTGAGCCTGAGTTCACCAGGTCCCAAGCGCAGAAGGCGCAGGAGGGGCGCTTTCGCAGCGTGGACCGGCTGCAGAAGGCGCTGGAACGCCTGGAGCAACAGGATGTGCTGCGAGGCTACAAGCGCCGCAATAAGGGAACAGGGCCAAGCATGGTCTATGTCGTCAATCCCAAGGTGTTTGAGATATAG
- a CDS encoding tyrosine-type recombinase/integrase, whose product MGKIAKEMGAMEVKRLTQPGLHPVGTVPGLRLSIKATGAKSWILRTTIGPKRCDIGLGSYPAVTLAAAWERARATLDEIRNGIDPVAKRKARQEIIAWTFKTCALAYIETHAPSWKNAKHGQQWRNTLETYVYPVFGDKHVRDVDTGDVTTAIRPLWSTKNETMVRVRNRIELVISWAAAQGYRPKGFNPATWRGHLDQVLPKPSKVNKRESFEAVPIDDMHAFMQRLRSVKGMSARCLEFAILNACRSGEVRGATWSELDLNAGTWSIPGERMKSGRPHRIPLSAPVITLLAGLPRFEGTDLIFPGRDIEKPLSDMSLTLVMRRMKLTAVPHGFRSTFTDWTAERTAYPAEVREMALAHAIGNDTEAAYRRGDLFDKRRQLMSEWAAFVNTAPAIGDNVVRFKAG is encoded by the coding sequence ATGGGAAAAATCGCAAAAGAAATGGGCGCGATGGAAGTCAAGCGATTGACCCAGCCTGGCCTTCATCCCGTGGGCACTGTGCCGGGCCTACGCCTGAGCATCAAGGCTACAGGCGCGAAATCATGGATTTTGCGCACCACCATCGGCCCTAAACGCTGCGATATTGGCCTGGGCAGTTATCCGGCTGTCACGCTGGCGGCTGCATGGGAAAGAGCACGGGCAACCCTGGATGAAATCCGCAATGGCATCGACCCGGTGGCCAAACGCAAAGCCCGACAGGAAATCATCGCCTGGACATTCAAGACCTGCGCCCTGGCGTACATCGAAACGCACGCCCCCAGTTGGAAGAACGCCAAGCACGGCCAGCAATGGCGCAACACCCTGGAAACCTACGTTTACCCCGTGTTTGGCGACAAGCACGTCAGGGACGTGGACACGGGCGACGTAACGACCGCCATCCGCCCGCTGTGGTCCACCAAGAATGAAACGATGGTCCGGGTTCGCAACCGCATCGAGCTGGTGATTTCATGGGCCGCCGCCCAAGGCTACCGCCCCAAGGGCTTCAATCCGGCGACCTGGCGCGGGCATCTTGACCAGGTGCTGCCCAAGCCTTCCAAGGTCAACAAGCGCGAGTCCTTTGAAGCCGTGCCGATTGACGACATGCACGCCTTCATGCAACGCCTGCGCAGCGTCAAGGGCATGAGTGCCCGTTGCCTGGAATTCGCTATCCTGAACGCTTGCCGCTCTGGTGAAGTACGGGGCGCGACCTGGTCAGAGCTGGACCTGAACGCTGGCACCTGGAGCATCCCGGGCGAGCGCATGAAATCGGGCCGCCCGCACCGCATCCCCCTGAGCGCACCAGTCATTACGCTGCTGGCCGGGCTGCCCCGGTTCGAGGGCACGGATTTAATTTTTCCTGGCCGCGACATTGAGAAGCCGCTCAGCGACATGAGCCTGACGCTGGTCATGCGCCGGATGAAGCTGACAGCCGTTCCGCACGGGTTCCGCTCGACGTTCACCGACTGGACAGCCGAGCGCACCGCCTACCCTGCCGAGGTCCGGGAAATGGCCCTGGCGCACGCCATCGGCAACGACACCGAAGCCGCCTACCGGCGCGGCGACCTGTTCGACAAGCGCCGCCAGCTCATGAGCGAGTGGGCCGCGTTTGTAAACACCGCCCCGGCCATCGGTGACAACGTGGTGAGGTTCAAGGCCGGATAA